One Rhea pennata isolate bPtePen1 chromosome 15, bPtePen1.pri, whole genome shotgun sequence genomic window, AGGGCACTTCAGGTTGGCCAGATTCTGAAAAAGAGATTTCCGCACAATTCTTAAGACTGGTATGAAAAAATATCACCTATGTAACTTTTTAAGCCTGAGAATCAGAGTGCACACCTTACTTTTAGACTGGAAATACCTAACTTTATATTGTAACTCCTGGGAACACACTTAAACATTAGTGCTTCATATTAGTACAATTTGCAATAGTGTATCGTGATGTTTATGCTCGCTGTAAAGGaatctaagaaaaatattaaagaaattttatagTATTATGATGACTTAATCAGACAAACTATTTCCTGAGAGAAGTACTGTTATGAAACAGATTGCACACATTAACTATAACATAGACTACATCTCCATTCCTTCTCTTCATTGAGATGAACACCTTTAATAGAATGAAAACTAACATATCAAATTATTACATAGCAAATGTAATTACCATATCTATGTGCAAATTGCAGAACTTCAATTTTAAGTTACAAGTACAATAGCTGTAgagtgcaaaaataaatgcacgCAGTACTAAATAAATCACAGCTACCTTTTAGAGGATGTTGTAGTCTAAACAGCTCttaaatagtaatattttaGAATAGCCAGTAACAGTAATGTATAACTGTTGTTCAAAAACATGAACattcttcatgtattttaaacCTAGAATATATAATCAAGTTTCTGATACAAATCATATACATGAATTGCCAGGGTTGCTTTAAGTTAGGCTATCAACTACTTTACATACAtattactttaaattatttttcaaagaattttgtTCCTTCATTTGTAGGATTTCCATTAGTTATTTTACCAAAATGCCACTGAGAAAAGAATGTGATATAcgcttaaaaaaatattgttaaccattttccaaaatgaaagtGGACATTCCAAGAAAGGTATTTTGATTTTGCAGGCTGCTGTAAAGTTTTCTTGCTTACGCATCGATCTCAAGAACAACAGCAAACAATAAGTGTTCTCGGGAAGTAATTTTATGATTTGCCTTAATACTGCAACAGGGCAGTATAGTGTTTATGTCTTATTTATTTCCATTGGAAAACAAGATAGTACAGCTTGGTCATGCTTTCTAACATCATAACCCCATCTGAATTACCCAACTGAAAAATGATGACAAGTGATGACAACAAAAATCAGTGGAAGATCATACATCTGCCCCAATACCTGCAGTTAAAACAGATGCTGCATACTTATATTTGTTATATTCCAAGTATTCACGAATGAGTTCATTGATTAACAGATTTTCACGGGTCAGTGATGGCCGTGGTTCACTTTGGTCATCCAGTGCATTAAAAACTTCAGCTCTGATCCTTGCTTTTATTTGCCCAAGTGCACCTCTTTTTTCCAGTGTGTCCTTCAAAACTATtattgtaaaaaatatatatattaatatagaGTCACGTGTATTAAGCAACACTAACCACCAACACTatagtttttttcattttcacagggAATATGGAACATCCACACCTGCTGCTATGCCGGCAACACCACTAATACAAATTACAAAACATTACAGATGAAAACCCAGCCCTTATAGAAACcagagattattattattatttggaaTAGTAAATGCGGGTTCCACCAATTTCAGAAGCGCATGCAGCGTCATTACAGCCCGGACGATGCTTTCTGTAACTAAAAGCCAGAGCAAGACGGGGACAGGGGCCGAGtgctgccgcggcggcggctcggctcggcgcggctcggcgcggctcggcgcggcgcggcgcggcgcggctcggcgcggcccctGCGCTTCCCAACCGCCTGCGCCAAGCTGCGGGCCGCGCCAGCACCTCACGGCGACTCCGAGGCCCCTCGGGCCGCTGGCAGAGAGAAGCTGGCTGCACGAAGAggagccgccccgccgcccccgctcgcagcgccccgccgccgccgccgccgcaacCTGCTTTCAGCTCCGCCACGGTCGCCATCGCCCAACGGTTCCCCCAAAGACCCGGATGACAACatccccgcggcgccggcgggcacTGCGcaggcgcagcgcggcggcgataggcggggccgccggcggcacGGCCTCTCCGCGCGCGCCAGCCAATGGgacggcgcggcgggcggcgcggggcgttCGAGCGGGGCTCGGCGCGCGGCCGAGAGGGGGCGGCTGGGGTCGCGCGCGCTGCCtgaggcggggcgggcgcgcagcACCGGAGGGGGGCCGGTGGTGGCCAGCAAACACATACATCGCGCTCGGCTGCCGTTCCCTCTCCGGCCCCGTGTAATTCAGTGTGTGAGCCGGGACTGGGGGCTCGTTTGAAGTGGCCGCGTTTTTCTCCTGTCATCTCAGGGTGTGGCTGTGCCCGTTACTGGTAGAAGGGCAGTGTGGAGAGGGAGCGTTTCTCCCTGCCGCGCAGCAGAGCTCTCCACACAGACGAGCTCTTACCTGGAGGGGGGGCTGCCAAAAAGTAACTGTATGCCGGGTGCTCTGCATGTCTGTTAAAATCGCTGGTGTGCCTGTTTTTGTGGCGGTACGCGTGTGTGCTTCGTGTTGTGATCTCTCCGCGGTGCTGGTTTTGTGAGTGGTGGAAATACTTCCCAAGGGAAACGCAGTCTGCGGGTGAGCAAACTGGGTTTGTCATGGTCTAGGTGGAACTGTCGGCTCAGGCTTGAGGGAAAATGTGAGTCTTCCTAAGCAATTAATCACTcgttgctttgttttgtttcaacaTTTCCTCTCAAATCTAGTATTTATATGCTGGGTTTCCAAAGTAAATATCTGGCAAGgagaagtaaataaaatctggagggaaaaaaaaaagtctccgGTATATCTACATATTATACATATTATCTACTACAGTAATGGTGAAATTAGTTGATCTTGTCCTTTAACGTAATCATAACCTTGAGTGAATTAGCATTGCCAGAGTGTGGTTTTGTCCTTCATGTGTGTGATGTGCTGGTCCCTCGGGCAACCCCGGTGAGGTACAGCCCTGGCCTTCAGCACGCCTGGCGCTTCCACAGTCAGgacttttcctctgcttctttccaaATCTCTCCATGCTTTTGTGGGTGGTTGTTCCATTATGTGTAATTTCCAGCCGATAAACTGTTGCCATTTTCCACCCTCTATTCCCTCTCCAACTTTGTTTCCTGTACAGAAAAGTTCAGAAtccagaattattatttttttactgattaCAAGGGAATGCCTTTTTTAATATGGCTGCAGTTTCTCTTTTATGTATTAATCTGTGGCTAAAAAGATGCTGTTATAACACTGGTTTGGGCAACCCATGTTCATGGACTTGTAATCTGGGGTCTTGCTTCTCTATCTCTGTGCaggtttgtgttttttgttagttgctttattctctttttctcctctacaATCAACAATGTATTATGAATCTGCTTTATTCTGCTTCTGAACTCTTCTGCTCCTCCTCACATTTAATTATCTGCTCTGTTTCTTGAGTGCACTctggttattttttattttattttgttggaGTTTCTGAGAGAAAGAGATGCATAGGAATTAGCTGGAGGTGCAGATCCAAGATAGATCATAGAAACATCATTAGCCTGGTGCATTGCTATTGGTACAGGGACTGCTTGAGGCTGAAGGAAAGTGATTATCTTAAAATACTTGGAAGTTTTGAAGCCTGGAAGtgtaactgaaatatttttagtctttGGTAATATGGCATATGGTaatatccagaaaaaaacatgggtggggaaaattttttttgtgttgacCCTCCTTACTTCATGTCTGATTATTGTATTCTTATTTGGAACAACACTCTGCTTATGACTGTTATCTCTAGACCCTAAATCATTTTCTACTGTATCATTTCAGCTGTAACTTTTCTGTTGTCATACTCAGAATATGCATTGAAGTGTTGGCTCTTATAAAAGAGGCTGTtatcttttcagcatttttttctggtttgctATGCTATTAATAGTgctattaaagaagaaaagctcttctAGCTTAAGCTACTGGATAGCTTTATAAAGGTTTACATGCTTTGCAGAACAGCCAGGAGTAAAATTGTATTCCTTACAGCAGAGAGCAGTGGGATACATACACACTGGGGACTATTAcgtatttttttcagcaggaCTCAGAGTGAGCATGAAGGCATCAAAAAAACCAACCTACCAATATATTAGATGAACAGATGAATGCAGATTAATACAATGAATGTTTAAGATGAACATAGTGCACAAAATGGGACAGAAAtactcttaataaaaataagccaTAGGAATCAGACTTTAGCATTTAGATTCTTTCTTCCAATACTGTAAACCAATAAGGACTTTATCAACATTGTATGAACTATAACACAAACTCACATAGCTTATGACACcccattttttgttttgatctttCTGTGATAATTCTGCTCAGATCATTGAGGACTATGTGaccttgctgcaggctgaacctGCTGCTGCGTCCTGGGGAGAGCTGGGGTGAGACGGCTGCCTGGACCTGCACTGCTCCAGCTGGACGGCCAGGATGGCCAGTGCCTGGGACAGCAGAGCACGGCTGAGAGGCTGCACGGGGGAAAAGCCTCGCGGGTGTAGGTGAGTAAAGACGCAATAACCCACTACATTGTTTGCTACACATCATTCTTGCTTTTTAGATATAAATAAGTGGGAATTTCTGTATCGTAACAACTTTGTTATTATAATTACTCTGGATGCATCATATTAAATGCAGGCTCTTTATGTAACTTGTGTGATAAAGCTTTCAAATGGTATTAAAGCTTTGTGCGGGGCAGTACACAACCATGTGCTCTTTCCTCCAGTGCGTTATGCCATTACTTACATGCAGTCCATATGCCAGCTGGTCTATTCTAGTACATGGCTGGTCAGCTGAGCATAGATACTGTCCGTGAAGGTTTAACTGAGGGGCTCTAAATTGGAAGCAAAGAGTACGTAGCGAGGAACAACCGAATAGCCACGGGGTCTATGCACTTATTTCAGCAGTACACGTTTCGGTGCAAACCGGGTCGTGGGTGAAGTCGTTCT contains:
- the CEP20 gene encoding centrosomal protein 20 isoform X4 — translated: MATVAELKAVLKDTLEKRGALGQIKARIRAEVFNALDDQSEPRPSLTRENLLINELIREYLEYNKYKYAASVLTAESGQPEVPLDRQFLVKELNIVEDSNSKSM